In Triticum urartu cultivar G1812 chromosome 6, Tu2.1, whole genome shotgun sequence, the following proteins share a genomic window:
- the LOC125513432 gene encoding protoheme IX farnesyltransferase, mitochondrial-like — MWRGGATAASAARALRSRMLGDPVHHPSTAILPIPSARAACSAPSAASPAPIVAEAAAASVAVSSGARSASDVLRHYGQCYWELSKARLSALVVATSGAGYVLGSGSIVDIAGLCYTCTGTMMVAASANTLNQVFEIKNDAKMKRTMRRPLPSGRISPVHAAMWATTVGTAGTALLACKANDLAAGLAASNLILYAFVYTPLKQIHPVNTWVGAVVGAIPPLLGWAAAASELSLNSMILPAALYFWQLPHFMALAYLCRADYLAGGYRMLSFADPTGKRTAWVSLRNCLYMLPLGLFAYNWGLTSEWFSFEASLLTTGLAIGALSFVLAPSQKSARRMFHGSLLYLPALMAGLILHRLPNEQKEHNNIHQTSEIAGVLRGAELWDEEERARQKQEDLKHSRRAQSRPPVAYASVAPFPFLPVPVYVSPEAHEF, encoded by the exons ATGTGGAGAGGcggcgccaccgccgcctccgccgcgagGGCTCTCCGCTCGCGCATGCTCGGAGACCCCGTTCACCACCCCTCTACGGCTATTCTCCCCATCCCTTCGGCGCGCGCCGCCTGCTCGGCACCCTCTGCCGCCTCCCCCGCGCCCATCGTCGCTGAAGCGGCGGCCGCCTCGGTAGCTGTTTCGTCGGGAGCCAGATCCGCCTCCGACGTGCTGCGTCACTACGGGCAGTGCTACTGGGAGCTCTCCAAAGCCCGCCTCAG TGCACTTGTCGTGGCAACATCGGGGGCTGGATATGTGCTCGGTAGTGGCAGCATTGTAGACATTGCTGGACTTTGCTACACATGCACTGGTACCATGATGGTTGCAGCATCTGCCAACACTCTCAACCAG GTGTTTGAAATAAAGAATGATGCTAAAATGAAAAGGACAATGCGACGGCCCCTACCATCAGGGCGTATTAGTCCTGTGCATGCTGCCATGTGGGCTACAACTGTTGGAACTGCAGGAACAGCATTATTGGCTTGCAAG GCTAATGACTTAGCTGCTGGGCTTGCAGCATCCAATCTCATTCTGTATGCATTTGTATACACTCCACTGAAGCAAATACACCCTGTCAATACATGGGTGGGAGCGGTTGTTGGCGCCATTCCGCCACTTCTAGG GTGGGCGGCAGCAGCATCTGAACTGTCACTCAACTCTATGATTCTGCCGGCTGCTTTGTACTTTTGGCAGTTACCACATTTCATGGCCCTTGCGTACTTATGCCGCGCTGACTACCTTGCTGGAGG GTATCGTATGCTCTCTTTTGCTGATCCTACTGGCAAGAGAACTGCATGGGTTTCACTCAGAAATTGTCTCTACATGCTGCCGTTGGGGTTATTTGCATATAACT GGGGGCTAACATCCGAATGGTTCAGTTTTGAAGCATCGCTTCTAACGACGGGCCTCGCCATTGGAGCCTTATCATTTGTACTGGCTCCTAGTCAGAAGAGTGCAAGAAGAATGTTCCATGGTAGCCTCTTGTATCTTCCTGCTTTGATGGCTGGACTTATATTGCATCGGCTGCCCAACGAACAGAAGGAGCATAACAACATTCATCAGACTAGTGAGATCGCTGGGGTTCTCCGCGGCGCCGAGCTGTGGGACGAAGAAGAAAGAGCTAGACAGAAACAGGAAGACCTGAAACATTCTCGTCGTGCTCAATCACGCCCTCCAGTTGCCTATGCTTCTGTAGCCCCATTCCCCTTCTTGCCTGTGCCTGTGTACGTCTCTCCAGAAGCTCATGAGTTTTGA